The following proteins are co-located in the Bosea sp. AS-1 genome:
- a CDS encoding multidrug efflux RND transporter permease subunit: MNLSKFFIDRPIFAAVLSVLILVAGLLSIRALPISEYPEVVPPTVVVRAQYPGASPRVIAETVATPIEEQINGVEGMLYMSSQATTDGLMTLNVTFRLGTDPDKAQQLVQNRVSQAEPRLPEEVRRLGITTVKSSPDLTMVVHITSPNGRYDMTYLRNYAVLNVKDRLARIDGVGQVQLFGSGDYSMRVWLDPQKVAEHGLSPGDVVREIRAQNVQAAAGVIGASPNAPGLDVQLSVNAQGRLQTEEQFGDIIVKTGADGAVVRLRDVARIELGAAEYALRSLLNGKSAVAVPVFQAPGSNAIAIADRVQETMREIKQNMPEGVDYSIVYDTTQFVRASIKAVISTLLEAVALVVLVVIVFLQTWRASIIPLVAVPVSVVGTFAVMYVMGFSINALSLFGLVLAIGIVVDDAIVVVENVERNIENGLSPREATYKAMREVSGPIIAIALVLVAVFVPLAFISGLTGQFYRQFALTIAISTVISAINSLTLSPALAALLLKGHHAPKDALTRFMDKLFGWFFRAFNRFFNRSSEAYGSSVRRVISHRAVMLAVYVVLLGLTGVLFRAVPSGFVPSQDKQYLVGFAQLPDAATLDRTEDVIRRMDEIALKHPGVENAISFPGLSINGFTNSSNSGIVFVGLKPFDQRKDPALSGNAIAADLNKQFGGIKEAFIAMFPPPPVQGLGTIGGFKLQIEDRAGLGYAALDEATKAFMAKAAQAPEIAGMFSSFQVNVPQLYADIDRTKARQLGVPVTEVFDTLQTYLGSTYVNDFNRFGRTYTVRVQADAPFRALPEHIGQLKVRSNTGEMIPLSAVLDVRSDSGPERAMRYNGFLSADINAGAAPGFSSGQAQAAVQRIADETLPKGFAFEWTELTYQEILAGNSAVIVFPVAILLVFLVLAAQYESLTLPIAILLIIPMGLLAALTGVWLSGGDNNVFTQIGLVVLVGLSAKNAILIVEFARELEFEGRTPIAAAIEASRLRLRPILMTSLAFIMGVVPLVTSTGAGAEMRQAMGIAVFAGMIGVTAFGIFLTPVFYVLMRKLAGNRPLARHDVEVPALQAAE; encoded by the coding sequence ATGAATCTCTCGAAGTTCTTCATCGACCGGCCGATCTTCGCGGCGGTCCTGTCCGTCCTGATCCTGGTCGCCGGGCTGCTCTCGATCCGGGCCCTGCCGATCTCCGAGTACCCCGAAGTCGTGCCGCCGACGGTGGTCGTGCGGGCGCAATATCCCGGCGCCAGCCCGCGCGTCATCGCCGAGACGGTGGCGACGCCGATCGAGGAGCAGATCAACGGCGTCGAAGGCATGCTCTACATGTCGAGCCAGGCGACGACCGACGGGCTGATGACGCTGAACGTCACCTTCCGCCTCGGTACCGACCCGGACAAGGCGCAGCAGCTCGTGCAGAACCGCGTCAGCCAGGCCGAGCCGCGCCTGCCCGAAGAGGTGCGCCGGCTTGGCATCACCACGGTCAAGAGCTCGCCCGACCTGACGATGGTGGTGCACATCACCTCGCCGAACGGCCGCTACGACATGACCTATCTGCGCAACTACGCGGTGCTGAACGTCAAGGACCGGCTCGCCCGCATCGACGGCGTCGGCCAAGTCCAGCTCTTCGGCTCGGGGGACTATTCGATGCGCGTCTGGCTCGACCCGCAGAAGGTTGCCGAGCACGGCCTCTCCCCCGGCGATGTCGTGCGCGAGATCCGCGCCCAGAACGTCCAGGCCGCAGCCGGCGTCATCGGCGCTTCGCCGAACGCGCCGGGCCTCGACGTGCAGCTTTCGGTCAATGCCCAGGGCCGCCTCCAGACCGAGGAGCAGTTCGGCGACATCATCGTCAAGACCGGGGCCGACGGTGCGGTCGTGCGGCTGCGCGACGTCGCCCGCATCGAGCTCGGCGCGGCCGAATACGCGCTGCGCTCGCTGCTTAACGGCAAGTCGGCCGTCGCCGTGCCGGTGTTCCAGGCGCCGGGCTCGAACGCCATCGCGATCGCCGACCGCGTCCAGGAGACGATGCGCGAGATCAAGCAGAACATGCCCGAGGGCGTGGACTACTCGATCGTCTACGATACCACCCAGTTCGTCCGCGCCTCGATCAAGGCGGTGATCTCGACCTTGCTCGAAGCGGTCGCGCTCGTCGTGCTCGTCGTCATCGTCTTCCTGCAGACCTGGCGGGCCTCGATCATCCCGCTCGTGGCGGTGCCGGTCTCGGTCGTGGGCACCTTCGCGGTGATGTATGTGATGGGCTTCTCGATCAATGCGCTCAGCCTGTTCGGGCTGGTGCTCGCCATCGGCATCGTCGTCGACGATGCGATCGTCGTGGTCGAGAATGTCGAGCGCAACATCGAGAATGGGCTTTCCCCGCGCGAGGCGACCTACAAGGCGATGCGGGAGGTCTCCGGCCCGATCATCGCGATCGCGCTGGTGCTGGTCGCGGTCTTCGTGCCGCTCGCCTTTATCTCGGGCCTGACCGGGCAGTTCTATCGCCAGTTCGCGCTGACCATCGCGATCTCGACGGTGATCTCGGCGATCAATTCGCTGACGCTGTCGCCGGCGCTGGCCGCGCTGCTATTGAAGGGTCACCACGCACCCAAGGACGCGCTGACGCGCTTCATGGACAAGCTGTTTGGCTGGTTCTTCCGGGCCTTCAACCGCTTCTTCAACCGCTCCTCGGAGGCCTATGGCAGCAGTGTGCGGCGGGTGATCTCGCATCGCGCGGTGATGCTCGCCGTCTATGTCGTACTGCTCGGCCTGACCGGCGTGCTGTTCAGGGCAGTGCCGTCGGGCTTCGTGCCGAGTCAGGACAAGCAGTATCTCGTCGGCTTCGCCCAACTGCCTGATGCGGCAACCCTCGACCGGACGGAGGACGTCATCCGCCGCATGGACGAGATTGCGCTCAAGCATCCGGGCGTCGAGAACGCGATCTCCTTCCCCGGCCTCTCGATCAACGGTTTCACCAACTCGTCGAACTCGGGCATCGTTTTCGTCGGCCTGAAGCCCTTCGACCAGCGCAAGGACCCCGCGCTCAGCGGCAACGCCATCGCTGCCGACCTGAACAAGCAGTTCGGTGGCATCAAGGAGGCCTTCATCGCGATGTTCCCGCCGCCGCCCGTGCAGGGGCTCGGCACCATCGGTGGCTTCAAGCTGCAGATCGAGGATCGCGCCGGTCTGGGTTATGCGGCGCTCGACGAGGCGACCAAGGCCTTCATGGCCAAGGCCGCGCAGGCGCCGGAGATCGCTGGCATGTTCTCGAGCTTCCAGGTCAATGTTCCGCAGCTCTATGCCGATATCGACCGCACCAAGGCCCGCCAGCTCGGCGTGCCCGTGACGGAAGTCTTCGACACGTTGCAGACCTATCTCGGCTCGACCTATGTCAACGACTTCAACCGCTTCGGTCGGACCTACACCGTGCGTGTCCAGGCCGATGCGCCCTTCCGCGCTCTGCCCGAGCATATCGGCCAGCTCAAGGTCCGCTCGAATACCGGCGAGATGATCCCGCTCAGCGCGGTGCTCGACGTGCGGTCGGATTCCGGTCCGGAACGTGCGATGCGCTATAACGGCTTCCTCTCCGCCGACATCAATGCCGGCGCGGCGCCGGGCTTCTCTTCGGGACAGGCGCAGGCTGCCGTGCAACGGATCGCCGACGAGACCCTGCCGAAGGGCTTCGCCTTCGAATGGACCGAGCTGACCTATCAGGAGATCCTGGCTGGCAATTCGGCGGTGATCGTGTTCCCCGTCGCCATCCTGCTCGTCTTCCTCGTACTGGCGGCTCAGTATGAGAGCCTGACGCTGCCGATCGCGATCCTGCTTATCATCCCGATGGGCCTGCTCGCGGCGCTGACCGGCGTCTGGCTCTCGGGCGGCGACAACAACGTCTTCACCCAGATCGGCCTCGTCGTGCTGGTCGGGCTATCGGCCAAGAACGCCATCCTGATCGTCGAATTCGCGCGCGAGCTCGAATTCGAGGGCAGGACGCCGATTGCCGCCGCCATCGAAGCCAGCCGGCTGCGGCTCAGGCCGATCCTGATGACCTCGCTCGCCTTCATCATGGGCGTGGTGCCGCTCGTCACCTCGACCGGCGCGGGCGCCGAGATGCGGCAGGCGATGGGCATCGCGGTCTTCGCCGGCATGATCGGCGTCACCGCCTTCGGCATCTTCCTGACGCCGGTCTTCTACGTGCTGATGCGTAAGCTCGCGGGCAATCGCCCGCTCGCCCGGCACGATGTCGAAGTGCCGGCCCTGCAGGCCGCGGAGTGA
- a CDS encoding inositol monophosphatase family protein, which translates to MIFTRQEHEQLDAILREAARREVMPRFRRLAASDIRAKHNPVDLVTEADEAAERFICAELARAFPGAALVGEEAVTKDPTLLGKLAGADLAFVIDPIDGTLNYASDLSLFAVMAAVIVRGEMVAAVIHDPTAEDSAMALRGAGAWLGHSDGTSRDLRVAPSVAPHLMNGMASWQYFPEPLRSALPGRFPAFLEVGSLRCCGQEYRLAAAGRLQFLLYGVLNPWDHAPGVLLYSEAGGHARLLDGRSYSPAERPAGLLCAPDAESWQAIRAILLD; encoded by the coding sequence ATGATCTTCACGCGGCAGGAGCATGAGCAGCTCGACGCCATCCTGCGCGAGGCGGCAAGACGCGAGGTGATGCCGCGCTTTCGTCGCCTTGCGGCCAGCGACATCCGTGCCAAGCACAACCCGGTCGATCTCGTCACCGAGGCCGACGAAGCGGCCGAGCGCTTCATCTGCGCCGAGCTGGCGAGGGCCTTTCCCGGTGCTGCTCTGGTTGGCGAAGAGGCCGTCACCAAGGATCCAACCCTGCTCGGCAAGCTCGCGGGAGCCGATCTCGCCTTCGTCATCGACCCGATCGACGGCACGCTGAACTATGCCAGCGACCTCTCGCTCTTCGCGGTCATGGCAGCCGTCATCGTCAGGGGAGAGATGGTCGCCGCCGTGATCCATGACCCGACGGCCGAGGACAGCGCCATGGCCCTGCGCGGCGCAGGGGCGTGGCTCGGCCATTCGGACGGCACGAGCCGCGACCTACGCGTCGCGCCTTCGGTCGCGCCGCATCTCATGAACGGCATGGCGAGCTGGCAGTATTTTCCCGAGCCGCTGCGCAGCGCGCTTCCCGGCCGTTTCCCGGCCTTCCTGGAGGTCGGCTCGCTGCGCTGCTGCGGCCAGGAATATCGACTGGCGGCGGCGGGGCGTTTGCAGTTCCTGCTCTATGGCGTCCTCAACCCCTGGGATCATGCCCCGGGCGTCCTGCTTTACAGCGAAGCCGGCGGCCACGCCCGGCTGCTCGACGGCCGGTCTTACTCCCCAGCCGAACGCCCGGCCGGGCTTCTCTGCGCGCCTGACGCGGAGAGCTGGCAGGCCATCCGCGCCATCCTGCTCGACTGA
- a CDS encoding endonuclease/exonuclease/phosphatase family protein — protein sequence MKLITWNIQWARGVDDKVDPHRIIRHAKQMADFDVLCLQEVAANFPDLDGNDRTDQFALFSELLPGFTAIEAIGVDVPDGTGGRKRFGNLVLTRLPVAQALRHVLPWEAAATRNMPRVLVEAMVETPFGPLRVMTTHLEYSSPVLRAAQIEGIRQIQRMAAARQSTPRAPGPHTYAPTPNAASAILTGDFNMRPDDAGMAQLLAPFEGDVPPLVDLWPVLKGAEPHPPSAFICDQTYGPPGCLDYVLATPDLAARARSIIYDIETRASDHQPILVEFDLG from the coding sequence ATGAAGCTGATCACCTGGAACATCCAGTGGGCTCGCGGCGTCGACGACAAGGTCGATCCTCACCGTATCATCCGCCATGCCAAGCAAATGGCGGATTTCGACGTGCTCTGCCTGCAGGAGGTCGCGGCCAATTTCCCCGATCTCGACGGCAACGACCGCACCGACCAGTTCGCCCTGTTCAGCGAGCTTCTGCCCGGCTTCACCGCGATCGAGGCAATTGGTGTCGACGTCCCCGATGGCACGGGTGGCCGCAAGCGCTTCGGCAACCTCGTCCTGACCCGGCTACCGGTGGCGCAGGCCCTGCGCCATGTTCTGCCTTGGGAAGCCGCTGCCACGCGCAACATGCCACGCGTGCTGGTCGAGGCCATGGTCGAAACGCCCTTTGGCCCGCTCCGCGTGATGACGACGCATCTGGAATATTCCTCGCCCGTGCTGCGTGCCGCCCAGATCGAGGGTATCAGGCAGATCCAGCGCATGGCCGCAGCGAGGCAGTCGACTCCGCGAGCGCCCGGTCCGCACACCTATGCGCCGACGCCGAACGCGGCGAGCGCGATCCTGACCGGCGACTTCAACATGCGCCCTGACGATGCAGGAATGGCGCAGTTGCTCGCACCATTCGAAGGCGACGTGCCGCCGCTGGTCGATCTCTGGCCAGTATTGAAGGGCGCAGAACCGCACCCGCCCTCTGCCTTCATCTGCGACCAGACCTACGGCCCGCCGGGCTGCCTCGACTATGTACTGGCGACGCCGGATCTCGCCGCGCGGGCACGCTCCATTATCTACGACATCGAGACGCGCGCCTCGGACCACCAGCCGATCCTAGTCGAGTTCGACCTCGGATGA
- a CDS encoding carbohydrate ABC transporter permease: MSAPTQPAPAATRTDPYAPKGLSLTLESTGAILLALLWILPLAYAVWAAFHPAEYTTRFVLTAPLTLDNFTRAWAAAPFARYFLNTFILVTMILVFQIVLGTLAAYALARQDFWGRDVAFVLILAQLMIMPDALIVENYRTLAKVDLIDTIPAIALPYIASAFGIFLLRQTFKTVPKELDDAARVEGASPLQVLMRVYVPLAKPTYIAYGLVSVSYHWNNFLWPLLVTNSVESRPLTVGLQVFSSADQGIDWAVICAATLMTSAPLLVGFLLFQRQFVQSFMRAGIK, encoded by the coding sequence ATGAGTGCCCCGACGCAACCCGCCCCAGCCGCGACACGCACCGACCCCTACGCACCCAAAGGCCTGTCGCTCACGCTGGAATCCACCGGAGCGATCCTGCTCGCTTTGCTCTGGATCCTGCCGCTGGCCTACGCCGTATGGGCGGCGTTCCACCCGGCCGAGTACACCACGCGCTTCGTGCTGACTGCGCCGCTGACGCTGGACAACTTCACTCGCGCCTGGGCGGCGGCGCCCTTCGCCCGCTATTTCCTCAACACCTTCATTCTCGTCACGATGATCCTCGTCTTCCAGATCGTGCTGGGGACGCTCGCAGCTTATGCACTGGCACGGCAGGATTTCTGGGGCCGCGACGTCGCCTTCGTGCTGATCCTGGCGCAGCTCATGATCATGCCGGACGCGCTGATCGTCGAGAACTACCGCACCCTCGCAAAGGTCGACCTGATCGACACGATTCCCGCGATCGCCCTGCCTTACATCGCCTCGGCCTTCGGCATCTTCCTGCTGCGGCAGACCTTCAAGACCGTGCCCAAGGAACTCGACGACGCCGCCCGTGTCGAGGGCGCGAGCCCGCTGCAGGTGCTGATGCGGGTCTATGTCCCGCTCGCGAAGCCGACCTACATCGCCTACGGCCTCGTCTCGGTCAGCTATCATTGGAACAACTTCCTCTGGCCTCTGCTCGTCACCAACTCGGTGGAATCGCGCCCGCTGACGGTGGGCTTGCAGGTCTTCTCCTCGGCCGATCAGGGCATCGACTGGGCGGTGATCTGCGCCGCGACGCTGATGACCTCGGCACCTCTGCTCGTCGGCTTCCTGCTGTTCCAGCGCCAGTTCGTGCAGAGCTTCATGCGCGCGGGCATCAAGTGA
- a CDS encoding sugar ABC transporter permease: MTNRATATIHGWLLLLPAMACLALFTHWPAVASFIESFYSTPKARRPARFIGLDNYQQMLADPIFWKALSNNLWFALGTIPTSIALALLMAVWVNDRIAGRTLVRMAYFTPTILPMIAVANIWLFFYTPQYGLLEQITGLFGARSTNWLGSQDTALYAITVVAIWKEAGFFMIFYLAALQAIPPSLGEAAAIEGASRWTFFRRIQFPLLMPTTLFVLINAVINAFRMVDHIVVMTRGGPDNATTLLLYYIYQVGFGFWDTAYAATLTCVLLALLALVAFVQYGWLERRTHYQ, translated from the coding sequence ATGACGAACCGCGCGACCGCGACGATCCATGGCTGGCTGCTCCTGCTGCCGGCCATGGCGTGCCTAGCCCTGTTCACGCACTGGCCCGCGGTCGCGAGCTTCATCGAGAGCTTCTACTCGACCCCGAAGGCGCGCCGCCCGGCGCGCTTCATCGGGCTCGACAACTACCAGCAGATGCTGGCCGATCCGATCTTCTGGAAGGCGCTGAGCAACAACCTCTGGTTCGCGCTCGGCACCATCCCGACCTCGATCGCGCTGGCGCTACTGATGGCGGTCTGGGTCAATGACAGGATCGCTGGGCGCACGCTCGTCCGCATGGCCTATTTCACCCCGACGATCCTGCCGATGATCGCGGTCGCGAACATCTGGCTGTTCTTCTACACGCCGCAATACGGCCTGCTGGAGCAGATCACCGGCTTGTTCGGAGCGCGCTCGACCAATTGGCTCGGCTCGCAGGATACCGCGCTCTACGCCATCACCGTCGTCGCGATCTGGAAGGAAGCCGGCTTCTTCATGATCTTCTACCTTGCGGCGCTGCAGGCGATACCGCCCAGCCTCGGCGAGGCGGCTGCGATCGAGGGAGCCTCGCGCTGGACCTTCTTCCGGCGCATCCAGTTCCCGTTGCTGATGCCGACGACGCTGTTCGTGCTGATCAACGCCGTGATCAACGCCTTCCGCATGGTCGACCATATCGTGGTGATGACGCGCGGCGGGCCGGACAACGCCACCACCTTGCTGCTCTACTACATCTACCAGGTCGGCTTCGGCTTCTGGGACACGGCTTACGCCGCCACGCTGACCTGCGTGCTGCTGGCGCTGCTCGCACTCGTCGCCTTCGTCCAGTACGGCTGGCTCGAACGCAGGACGCACTACCAATGA
- a CDS encoding ABC transporter substrate-binding protein encodes MDRREFLGGAAALAGATALPGIARAQGAELSFFYPVAVGGPITKLIDAYAAGFEKDNAGLKVKPIYAGTYQETIVKALTAHKSGNPPVLSVLLSTDMFTLIDEEAIVPFDDFIKTDEDKKWLAGFYPGFMENSQTGGKTWGIPFQRSTVVLYWNKDLFKEAGLDPEKPPKNWAEQVEFAQKLTKRDASGNTTQWGIQIPSSGFPYWLFQGLTTQAGAILANSAGDKTDYAAPGVVEALQYWVDLAQKYKVHPPGIVEWGTTPRDFFEKKVAMMWTTTGNLTNVRANAKFPFGVAVLPAGKKPGSPTGGGNFYLSKKATKAEQEAAFKFVRWITTPERAAQWSIDTGYVGVTPAAYETEAMKKYVADFPQAIVARDQLSSAVAELSTHENQRVTKALNDGLQAALTGTKAPQKAMEDAQAEAERILKPYR; translated from the coding sequence ATGGACAGGCGTGAATTTTTGGGCGGCGCGGCGGCGCTTGCAGGTGCGACGGCGCTGCCGGGTATCGCGCGGGCGCAGGGCGCCGAACTCTCGTTCTTCTATCCGGTCGCGGTCGGCGGCCCGATCACCAAGCTGATCGACGCCTATGCCGCCGGCTTCGAGAAGGACAATGCCGGCCTCAAGGTGAAGCCGATCTATGCCGGCACCTATCAGGAGACGATCGTCAAGGCGCTGACGGCACATAAGAGCGGCAACCCGCCGGTGCTCTCGGTGCTGCTCTCGACCGACATGTTCACGCTGATCGACGAAGAAGCCATCGTTCCTTTCGACGACTTCATCAAGACCGACGAGGACAAGAAGTGGCTTGCCGGCTTCTATCCCGGCTTCATGGAGAACAGCCAGACCGGCGGCAAGACCTGGGGCATCCCGTTCCAGCGCTCCACGGTGGTGCTCTACTGGAACAAGGATCTGTTCAAGGAAGCCGGCCTCGATCCCGAAAAGCCGCCGAAGAATTGGGCGGAGCAGGTTGAATTCGCGCAGAAGCTGACCAAGCGCGACGCCTCCGGCAACACCACGCAATGGGGCATCCAGATCCCCTCCTCCGGCTTCCCCTACTGGCTGTTCCAGGGCCTGACGACGCAAGCCGGCGCAATTCTCGCCAACAGCGCGGGCGACAAGACCGATTATGCCGCACCCGGCGTCGTCGAGGCGCTGCAGTACTGGGTCGACCTCGCGCAGAAGTACAAGGTCCACCCGCCCGGCATCGTCGAATGGGGCACCACGCCGCGCGACTTCTTCGAGAAGAAGGTTGCGATGATGTGGACCACCACCGGCAACCTCACCAATGTCCGCGCCAACGCCAAGTTCCCCTTCGGCGTCGCGGTGCTGCCGGCCGGCAAGAAGCCGGGCAGCCCGACCGGCGGCGGCAATTTCTACCTGTCGAAGAAGGCGACCAAGGCCGAGCAGGAAGCCGCCTTCAAGTTCGTGCGCTGGATCACCACGCCCGAGCGCGCCGCCCAATGGAGCATCGACACCGGCTATGTCGGCGTGACGCCGGCGGCCTACGAGACCGAGGCGATGAAGAAATACGTCGCCGACTTCCCGCAGGCGATCGTCGCGCGCGACCAGCTCTCGAGCGCGGTGGCCGAGCTCTCGACCCACGAGAACCAGCGCGTCACCAAGGCACTGAACGACGGGCTGCAGGCTGCCCTGACCGGCACCAAGGCGCCGCAGAAGGCGATGGAGGATGCGCAGGCCGAGGCCGAGCGCATCCTGAAGCCCTATCGCTGA
- a CDS encoding ABC transporter ATP-binding protein produces the protein MVSVELKAVSKSWGGAAAVDGISFTVEGGKLVALLGPSGCGKSTTLRLIAGLEDSNSGTIAIGGRDVTHAAPSRRGIAMVFQNYALFPHLSVAENILFGLKVRKVSRADRDARLARAASILGLARLLDRKPSQLSGGQQQRVALGRAIVAEAPVCLMDEPLSNLDAQLRVEMRREIRELQQRLGMTMVYVTHDQVEAMTMADQVVLMRNGKIEQDATPDALYENPETIFAARFVGTPPMNVLPLASVQTRGGTLSPPPGLDPAGLAVGIRPEMTEIGESGIAAEVVTAEYLGADTLIETRVDGHSFIVRRPGKLRATAGETIYIRLSQAALHWFDQASERKVVRN, from the coding sequence ATGGTTTCGGTAGAGCTCAAGGCTGTTTCGAAGAGCTGGGGTGGCGCAGCCGCCGTCGACGGCATCAGCTTCACGGTCGAAGGCGGCAAGCTCGTCGCGCTGCTCGGGCCGTCCGGCTGCGGCAAGTCGACAACGCTCAGGCTGATCGCCGGGCTGGAGGACTCGAACAGCGGCACCATCGCGATCGGCGGCCGCGACGTCACCCATGCGGCGCCGTCCCGGCGCGGCATCGCCATGGTCTTTCAGAACTATGCGCTGTTCCCGCATCTCTCGGTCGCGGAGAACATCCTGTTCGGGCTGAAAGTGCGCAAGGTGTCGCGCGCGGACCGCGACGCCCGCCTCGCCCGCGCCGCCTCCATCCTCGGCCTCGCCAGGCTGCTCGACCGCAAGCCCTCGCAGCTCTCCGGCGGCCAGCAGCAGCGTGTCGCGCTCGGCCGCGCCATCGTCGCCGAGGCGCCGGTCTGCCTGATGGACGAGCCGCTCTCCAACCTCGATGCGCAGCTGCGCGTCGAGATGCGCCGCGAGATCCGCGAACTGCAGCAGCGGCTCGGCATGACCATGGTCTATGTCACGCATGATCAGGTCGAGGCGATGACGATGGCCGATCAGGTCGTGCTGATGCGCAACGGCAAGATCGAGCAGGACGCTACGCCCGACGCCCTCTATGAGAACCCGGAGACGATCTTCGCCGCTCGTTTCGTCGGCACCCCGCCGATGAACGTGCTGCCGCTCGCCTCCGTGCAGACGCGCGGTGGCACGCTCAGCCCCCCGCCCGGTCTCGACCCGGCCGGGCTCGCCGTAGGCATCCGCCCCGAAATGACGGAGATCGGCGAGAGCGGCATCGCCGCCGAGGTGGTGACGGCCGAGTATCTCGGCGCCGACACGCTGATCGAAACGCGGGTCGACGGCCATTCCTTCATCGTCAGGCGCCCCGGGAAGCTCCGCGCGACAGCCGGCGAGACGATCTACATCAGACTGTCACAGGCGGCGCTGCATTGGTTCGACCAAGCGTCGGAACGGAAGGTGGTTCGGAACTGA
- a CDS encoding amino acid ABC transporter ATP-binding protein has product MDKRQPLLAIRGLTKQFGATEVLKGVDLNLDQGDVVSIIGSSGSGKTTLLRCVNLLEEYQGGDIILDGETIGYRATNGRRHRLGDRELSRQRAMTGMVFQSFNLFPHLSAAGNVMLGLRKVLRLPKAEARAIAEKWLARVGLAARADHYPSQLSGGQQQRVAIARALAMNPKLVLLDEVTSALDPELVQEVLNTVKGIAEDGATLLIVTHEMRFARDVSSRVVFMEQGRIHEEGPPAEIFGNPRSTRLAEFLRNTRH; this is encoded by the coding sequence ATGGACAAGCGGCAACCCCTTCTCGCCATTCGCGGGCTGACCAAGCAGTTCGGTGCGACCGAGGTGCTCAAGGGCGTCGATCTCAACCTCGACCAGGGCGATGTCGTCTCGATCATCGGCTCCAGCGGCTCGGGCAAGACGACGCTGCTGCGCTGCGTCAACCTGCTCGAGGAGTATCAGGGCGGCGACATCATCCTCGATGGCGAGACCATCGGCTACCGCGCAACGAACGGACGCCGGCACCGCCTCGGCGACCGAGAGTTGTCGCGCCAGCGCGCCATGACCGGCATGGTCTTCCAGAGCTTCAACCTGTTCCCGCATCTCAGCGCCGCAGGCAATGTCATGCTGGGCCTGCGCAAGGTGCTCAGGCTGCCGAAAGCGGAGGCGCGCGCCATCGCCGAGAAATGGCTGGCACGGGTCGGGCTCGCCGCACGGGCGGATCATTACCCGAGCCAGCTCTCCGGCGGCCAGCAGCAGCGCGTTGCCATCGCCCGGGCACTGGCGATGAACCCCAAGCTCGTGCTGCTCGATGAGGTCACCTCCGCACTCGACCCCGAGCTCGTGCAGGAGGTGCTGAACACCGTGAAGGGCATCGCCGAAGACGGGGCGACGCTGCTCATCGTCACCCACGAGATGCGTTTCGCCCGCGACGTCTCCAGCCGCGTCGTCTTCATGGAACAGGGGCGCATCCATGAGGAAGGCCCGCCCGCCGAGATTTTCGGCAATCCCAGGAGCACCCGCCTCGCCGAGTTCCTGCGCAACACACGGCATTAG
- a CDS encoding amino acid ABC transporter permease: MQPFLDQLWIARWPLWDGLLLTVGISAGAILFGTLLGLLVGIQLAYAPWWLRLPFRLYVDIMRGTPVLVLILAAFYIPSVVGLSLGPTEAGTLALTLFAGAHIGELLRGALQAIPPGQAEAGRSIGLTFPQLLAYVLLPQAARSALPPWINTGVELIKGSSLLSIIGVGELLLRTQEVIGRTFMTIQFYVFAGIVYLVINIALDQLGKSLERRVGQH; this comes from the coding sequence ATGCAACCCTTTCTCGATCAGCTCTGGATCGCCCGCTGGCCGCTCTGGGACGGGTTGCTGCTGACCGTCGGAATCTCCGCGGGCGCGATCCTGTTCGGCACCCTGCTGGGGCTGCTCGTCGGCATCCAGCTCGCCTATGCGCCCTGGTGGCTGCGCCTGCCCTTCCGACTCTATGTCGACATCATGCGCGGCACGCCGGTGCTCGTGCTGATCCTCGCCGCCTTCTACATCCCCTCCGTCGTCGGCTTGAGCCTCGGCCCGACCGAGGCGGGCACGCTGGCGCTGACGCTCTTCGCCGGCGCCCATATCGGCGAATTGCTGCGCGGCGCCCTGCAGGCGATTCCGCCGGGGCAGGCGGAAGCCGGACGCAGCATCGGCCTCACCTTCCCGCAACTTCTCGCCTATGTGCTGCTGCCGCAGGCGGCGCGCAGCGCCCTGCCCCCCTGGATCAACACCGGCGTCGAATTGATCAAGGGCTCCAGCCTGCTCTCGATCATCGGCGTCGGCGAGCTCCTGCTGCGCACGCAGGAGGTGATCGGCCGCACCTTCATGACGATCCAGTTCTACGTCTTCGCCGGCATCGTCTACCTTGTGATCAACATCGCCCTGGACCAGCTCGGCAAGAGCCTCGAACGGCGCGTGGGACAGCATTGA